From the Rhodoferax mekongensis genome, one window contains:
- a CDS encoding sensor domain-containing protein, which translates to MALDLVKSVALLLALSLTYSFTIRSLRRSGALSEVATGFLFAAICMVAVLNPVSLSPGLQVNGSTVVLSMAAAIGGPVTACLAAALALLFYLDVGDFAGWSGVLAMVVSTAAGLAYHQWGRAAVREQWLGWMPLFSLLSQLLALACLLFFQPDVADPDFSRMLSVWLIYALAAWGLGRILDDARQRLQGEDALRAHEARLRATVHAIPDLLCLLDKDGKLVEVLSHVDTALGQQVSSLVGHTLHEVFPSSEADRVLGHIRATLHTRTTLTFEVDLPTTQGSRRLEGRTHALGAEGGDDKLVVLLARDVTNRHAAAEALRASEMRFRSLLQNISAVAVQGFTPDGTVTYWNHASELFYGYTEEEVLGRNLVEVLVPPEARSEFRSLIAGMLESGRAPEAREMLLLHKTGREVPVLTGHAAVIGDGSSKELFRFDIDLSERKRTEAELRVAATAFEAQEGMMVTDPQRRILRVNEAFTRISGYEDIEVIGNTPTMFSSGWHDNAFYAEMNVSLASTGTWQGEMWNRRKNGEIHPQWLHITAVTDDTGAVSHFVATVTDITQRKAAEDQIRQLAFYDPLTGLPNRRMLIDRLRHALASSARSGQCGALLFIDLDHFKNLNDTLGHDKGDLLLQQVAQRLLDTVREEDTVARLGGDEYVVMLEGLDEMHHIAASQATAVGEKIIAKLNWPYQLAGHEFHSTPSMGLTLFNGHEVEVEDLLKQADLAMYQAKGAGRNGLRFYDPQMQAAVSRRAELEADIRQAILFGQFVLFFQPQVDQTGHVIGAEALLRWNHPTRGMVSPAEFIPVAEDSGQILTLGSWILEAACAQLVAWAADPKTRALTLAVNVSSRQFRQQDFAQHILDMLDYTGANPHCLKLELTESLLADNLDDVIVKMSALRARGVGFSLDDFGTGYSSLSYLKRLPLDQLKIDQSFVRDVLTDPNDAAIVQTILALGKTLGLKVIAEGVETGEQRDFLVVNGCNSYQGYLYSRPLPADEFLRYVHSCPDRGAMP; encoded by the coding sequence GTGGCATTAGACCTTGTCAAAAGCGTTGCCTTGTTGCTGGCGCTCAGCCTCACATATAGCTTCACCATCCGCTCCTTGCGCAGGAGTGGGGCGCTGAGCGAGGTTGCTACCGGTTTTTTGTTCGCGGCCATTTGCATGGTGGCCGTTCTGAATCCGGTGTCGTTGTCCCCCGGCTTGCAGGTCAATGGAAGCACCGTCGTGCTGAGCATGGCGGCGGCAATAGGCGGGCCGGTAACCGCTTGCCTGGCGGCTGCGCTGGCGCTGCTCTTTTATCTCGATGTGGGCGACTTTGCCGGCTGGAGCGGAGTGCTGGCCATGGTGGTGAGCACGGCTGCGGGATTGGCCTATCACCAGTGGGGTCGCGCCGCGGTTCGCGAGCAGTGGCTGGGGTGGATGCCGTTGTTCAGTTTGCTCAGCCAGCTGCTGGCCTTGGCCTGCCTGTTGTTCTTTCAACCGGATGTCGCGGACCCGGATTTCTCCCGGATGTTGTCTGTCTGGTTGATTTATGCCTTGGCAGCCTGGGGCCTGGGCCGCATTCTGGACGATGCACGCCAGCGCCTGCAGGGCGAAGATGCGCTGCGCGCCCACGAGGCCCGCTTGCGTGCCACCGTCCATGCCATACCGGACCTGCTGTGCCTCCTGGACAAAGATGGCAAATTGGTGGAAGTGCTCAGTCATGTCGACACCGCCTTGGGCCAACAGGTGTCCAGCTTGGTTGGTCACACCTTGCATGAAGTTTTTCCATCGTCTGAAGCAGACCGGGTGCTTGGCCACATCAGAGCAACGCTGCACACCAGAACGACACTTACATTTGAAGTCGACTTGCCCACTACCCAGGGCTCCCGTCGCCTGGAGGGGCGCACCCATGCACTTGGGGCGGAGGGGGGTGACGACAAACTGGTCGTGCTGCTGGCCCGTGATGTGACCAATCGCCACGCCGCCGCAGAGGCCCTTCGCGCCTCTGAAATGCGTTTTCGCAGCCTGTTGCAAAACATCAGTGCGGTAGCGGTGCAAGGGTTCACGCCTGACGGCACTGTCACCTACTGGAACCACGCCTCCGAACTGTTTTATGGCTACACCGAAGAGGAAGTTTTGGGGCGCAACCTGGTCGAGGTGTTGGTACCACCGGAGGCGCGATCAGAATTCAGGAGTTTGATTGCCGGCATGCTGGAGTCGGGCCGGGCGCCGGAAGCCCGAGAAATGTTGCTTTTGCACAAGACAGGCCGTGAGGTACCGGTACTGACAGGGCATGCAGCGGTGATCGGTGATGGCAGCAGCAAGGAGCTGTTCCGGTTTGACATCGATCTCAGTGAGCGAAAGCGAACGGAGGCGGAGTTGCGGGTGGCGGCGACAGCATTCGAAGCCCAGGAAGGCATGATGGTGACCGATCCCCAGCGCCGGATATTGCGGGTCAACGAAGCGTTCACCCGAATTTCGGGGTACGAGGATATTGAAGTCATCGGCAATACCCCGACCATGTTCAGCTCGGGCTGGCACGACAACGCCTTTTATGCGGAGATGAATGTTTCGCTGGCAAGCACAGGTACTTGGCAGGGGGAGATGTGGAACCGTCGCAAGAATGGCGAGATCCATCCCCAATGGCTGCACATCACGGCAGTCACTGACGATACCGGGGCAGTGAGCCATTTTGTGGCCACGGTGACGGACATCACCCAACGCAAGGCAGCCGAAGACCAAATCCGTCAACTCGCTTTTTACGACCCGCTGACCGGCTTGCCCAACCGTCGCATGCTGATCGATCGCTTGCGGCATGCCTTGGCCAGCAGCGCGCGCAGTGGCCAATGCGGTGCGCTCCTGTTCATCGACCTCGACCATTTCAAGAACTTGAACGACACCCTGGGGCATGACAAGGGGGACTTGCTCCTCCAGCAGGTTGCTCAACGCTTGCTGGACACTGTCCGGGAGGAAGACACGGTGGCCCGGCTGGGGGGCGACGAGTATGTGGTCATGCTCGAAGGGCTCGATGAGATGCACCATATTGCAGCCTCCCAAGCCACGGCGGTCGGCGAGAAAATCATCGCCAAATTGAACTGGCCTTACCAACTCGCCGGACATGAGTTCCACAGCACACCCAGCATGGGGCTGACGCTCTTCAATGGCCACGAGGTCGAGGTAGAAGACCTCTTGAAGCAGGCGGACCTTGCCATGTACCAAGCCAAGGGCGCCGGACGCAATGGACTGCGCTTTTACGACCCACAGATGCAGGCGGCTGTGAGCCGGCGCGCCGAGTTGGAAGCGGACATACGACAAGCTATCTTGTTCGGTCAGTTTGTACTGTTCTTTCAGCCACAGGTCGATCAAACAGGTCATGTGATAGGGGCAGAGGCGCTCTTGCGCTGGAACCACCCAACGCGTGGCATGGTCTCGCCGGCAGAGTTCATTCCGGTAGCAGAGGATTCGGGCCAGATTCTGACTCTGGGCAGCTGGATTCTGGAGGCCGCATGCGCCCAGCTGGTCGCGTGGGCCGCGGACCCGAAGACCCGTGCGCTGACGCTGGCTGTCAACGTCAGCTCCCGGCAATTCCGGCAGCAGGATTTTGCGCAGCATATTCTGGACATGCTGGACTACACCGGTGCCAATCCGCACTGCCTCAAGTTGGAGCTCACTGAAAGTCTTTTGGCCGACAACCTGGACGATGTGATCGTGAAAATGTCTGCATTGCGCGCCCGCGGTGTCGGCTTTTCGCTCGATGACTTCGGTACGGGCTATTCATCTCTTTCGTACCTCAAGCGCTTGCCGCTGGATCAGCTCAAAATTGACCAGTCTTTTGTACGGGATGTACTAACCGACCCGAACGATGCCGCCATTGTTCAAACCATCTTGGCACTGGGCAAAACGCTGGGCCTGAAGGTCATCGCCGAAGGGGTTGAAACCGGTGAACAGCGCGACTTTTTGGTCGTAAACGGATGCAACAGTTACCAAGGCTATTTGTACAGCCGGCCGCTGCCTGCCGATGAATTTTTGCGCTACGTCCACTCGTGCCCTGACCGGGGAGCCATGCCATGA
- the ompR gene encoding two-component system response regulator OmpR, which yields MQAQSSRPNKILVVDDDARIRDLLRRYLTQEGFEVLLAEDGKSLTRIMLRETADLIVLDLMMPGEDGLSICRRLRAANDVTPVIMLTAKGEDIDRIVGLEVGADDYLGKPFNPRELLARIHAVLRRRPTQEAPGAPSSDNEIVKFGTFVFDLGLRTLKKADQEITLTTGEFAMLKALVRHPRIPLSREKLAQLSRGREFEPFDRSLDVQVSRLRKLLETDPTTPRFIQTVWGVGYVFVPDEASA from the coding sequence ATGCAAGCCCAATCCAGCCGACCTAACAAAATCCTAGTGGTGGATGACGATGCGCGCATCCGTGACCTGCTGCGCCGCTACCTCACCCAGGAAGGCTTTGAAGTGTTGTTGGCCGAGGACGGCAAGTCTTTGACACGCATCATGCTGCGGGAGACGGCCGACCTCATCGTGCTGGATTTGATGATGCCGGGTGAAGACGGCCTCTCTATCTGCCGCCGCCTGCGTGCTGCCAACGATGTGACCCCCGTCATCATGCTGACCGCCAAGGGCGAAGACATTGACCGTATCGTGGGACTGGAAGTCGGGGCGGACGATTACTTGGGCAAGCCCTTCAACCCCCGTGAATTGCTGGCACGCATCCACGCTGTGCTGCGCCGCCGGCCTACCCAGGAAGCCCCGGGCGCGCCATCCAGCGACAACGAAATCGTCAAGTTCGGCACATTTGTGTTTGACCTAGGCCTGCGCACCCTGAAAAAAGCGGATCAGGAAATCACCCTCACCACCGGTGAATTCGCCATGCTCAAGGCACTGGTGCGCCACCCCCGCATTCCCCTCTCTCGCGAAAAGCTGGCCCAGTTGTCCCGCGGTCGCGAGTTCGAACCTTTCGACCGCAGCCTGGACGTTCAGGTTTCCCGACTGCGTAAGCTGTTGGAAACCGACCCCACCACCCCCCGCTTTATCCAGACGGTCTGGGGTGTAGGCTACGTGTTTGTGCCTGACGAAGCATCCGCCTGA
- a CDS encoding ATP-binding protein, giving the protein MQATQLPDFDASAPADLAEDEPSGWRKPFSRVSLFWRTFFLIAILLIGSILAWLQTLRALEFEPRAVQTAQLLASQVNLSRAALVYADGIGRISLIKTMKDEEGLRIVPREPGDTFESKDNDAFSRRVVAELGTRLGKGTVVASSVNGQPGLWVSFVIDGDDYWLQTDQAKFNPAGGTTWLIWLLVATVMSLAGAALIAGLINRPLKELSFAASRMREGNFSASQLDEHVNTSEIREVNIGFNRMAQKLAKVEQDRALMLAGISHDLRTPLARLRLETEMSVNNEEARAHMAADISQLDAIIDKFLDYARPDRVSLTPVVLGDVVDTCIYSMRKLPDVQVRVDMEDDLLVYADEVELGRVITNLLENARRYGKSVHTGIADIHISAVAKDKWVLVKVRDHGIGVAPEQLYQLTQPFFRGEAARTAANGAGLGLAIVEKTMQRMGGTFHIANSSSGGLSANLRLQRATRF; this is encoded by the coding sequence TTGCAAGCCACCCAACTTCCCGACTTCGACGCCAGCGCTCCGGCCGACCTGGCGGAGGATGAACCCAGTGGATGGCGCAAGCCGTTCTCCCGGGTCAGTCTGTTTTGGCGCACCTTTTTCCTGATCGCCATTCTGCTGATCGGCAGCATCCTCGCGTGGTTGCAGACGCTGCGAGCTCTGGAATTTGAGCCCCGTGCCGTGCAGACAGCCCAGTTGCTGGCCTCCCAGGTCAATCTGAGCCGGGCGGCGCTGGTCTATGCCGATGGCATTGGCCGCATTTCACTCATCAAGACCATGAAGGACGAGGAAGGTCTGCGCATTGTGCCGCGCGAGCCTGGCGACACCTTTGAGTCCAAAGACAACGACGCCTTCAGCCGCCGGGTCGTGGCTGAGCTGGGTACCCGCCTTGGCAAGGGCACCGTCGTGGCCAGCAGCGTGAATGGCCAGCCGGGTCTGTGGGTCAGCTTTGTGATTGACGGGGACGATTACTGGCTGCAAACCGACCAAGCCAAGTTCAACCCTGCAGGTGGCACGACCTGGCTGATCTGGCTTTTGGTAGCTACCGTCATGTCCCTGGCCGGTGCGGCCCTGATTGCGGGCCTGATCAATCGCCCGCTGAAAGAGCTTTCGTTTGCGGCCAGCCGCATGCGGGAAGGCAACTTCAGCGCCAGCCAGCTCGACGAACATGTGAACACCAGCGAAATCCGCGAGGTCAACATCGGCTTCAACCGCATGGCCCAGAAACTGGCCAAAGTGGAGCAAGACCGCGCGCTGATGCTGGCCGGCATTTCACACGACCTGCGCACCCCACTGGCCCGCCTGCGCTTGGAAACCGAGATGAGTGTCAACAACGAGGAGGCCCGCGCCCACATGGCGGCGGATATCAGCCAGCTCGACGCCATCATCGACAAGTTTCTTGACTATGCACGACCTGACCGCGTAAGCCTCACGCCGGTGGTCCTGGGTGATGTGGTGGATACCTGCATTTATTCCATGCGCAAGCTGCCGGACGTGCAAGTCCGGGTGGACATGGAAGATGACCTGCTGGTCTATGCCGATGAGGTAGAGCTAGGCCGAGTCATTACCAACCTGCTGGAGAACGCCCGGCGCTATGGCAAATCCGTGCATACCGGCATTGCGGACATCCACATTTCGGCAGTAGCCAAAGACAAGTGGGTGCTGGTGAAGGTCCGTGACCACGGCATCGGTGTTGCACCCGAACAGCTCTACCAGCTCACCCAGCCCTTCTTTCGCGGGGAGGCCGCGCGCACCGCCGCTAACGGAGCCGGTTTGGGCCTGGCCATCGTCGAAAAAACCATGCAGCGCATGGGCGGCACTTTCCACATTGCCAACTCCAGCTCTGGCGGCCTGTCCGCGAACCTGCGACTGCAAAGGGCCACGCGCTTCTAG
- the ispF gene encoding 2-C-methyl-D-erythritol 2,4-cyclodiphosphate synthase, translated as MNIRIGEGWDTHQLVEGRKLILGGLEIPHTRGLLGHSDADALLHAITDALLGAAALGDIGKHFPDTDAQYKGADSTVLLAKVAADVRALGYHIINLDSTVIAQAPKLAPHIQAMRERIAFVLDLDIGCVNVKAKTAEKMGPVGEGRAMEARAVVLLSKP; from the coding sequence ATGAACATCCGCATCGGTGAAGGCTGGGACACCCACCAACTGGTCGAAGGCCGCAAGCTCATTCTGGGTGGGTTGGAAATCCCGCATACCAGAGGTCTGCTGGGGCACTCGGACGCCGATGCCTTGTTGCACGCCATCACCGACGCGCTACTGGGAGCCGCAGCGCTGGGCGACATCGGCAAGCACTTTCCTGACACCGACGCGCAGTACAAAGGCGCGGATTCCACCGTGCTGCTGGCCAAAGTGGCGGCTGATGTGCGGGCGCTGGGTTACCACATCATCAACCTTGATAGCACCGTGATCGCCCAGGCGCCCAAGCTGGCGCCGCATATTCAGGCCATGCGGGAACGCATTGCGTTTGTGCTGGATCTGGATATCGGTTGCGTGAACGTCAAGGCCAAAACAGCGGAGAAGATGGGCCCGGTAGGGGAAGGTCGCGCCATGGAAGCGCGTGCGGTGGTTCTGCTCAGCAAACCCTGA
- the ispD gene encoding 2-C-methyl-D-erythritol 4-phosphate cytidylyltransferase codes for MTQTPPISPLSPAEARPVPSHSAVSPRLWGLVPCAGTGSRSGAAGPKQYAVLGGQAMVLHTLQAMAAVERLAGIQVVVSAGDTFFESAVPPRGAPVFVAACGGSTRAGSVLNGLSALLEQGAQAQDWVLVHDAARCLITASDVNRLIDACQHDAVGGLLALKLPDTLKQEQGGRVAATVDRSDKWLAQTPQMFRIGALQAALRAAGDAVTDEASALEFVGQSPKLVEGSAQNFKVTYPQDFALAAAVLAARAR; via the coding sequence CCATATCCCCTTTGTCGCCCGCCGAAGCGCGCCCGGTCCCGTCACATTCCGCTGTGAGTCCTCGACTTTGGGGTCTGGTGCCCTGCGCAGGCACTGGCAGTCGCTCCGGTGCGGCCGGCCCCAAGCAATACGCCGTGTTGGGCGGCCAGGCCATGGTGCTGCACACCCTGCAGGCTATGGCTGCGGTGGAGCGATTGGCGGGTATTCAGGTGGTGGTATCGGCTGGGGATACGTTTTTTGAATCCGCTGTCCCACCTCGTGGTGCTCCTGTTTTTGTAGCTGCCTGCGGAGGCTCCACGCGCGCTGGCAGTGTGTTGAATGGACTTTCTGCTTTGCTGGAGCAGGGTGCTCAAGCGCAGGATTGGGTGCTGGTGCACGATGCCGCGCGCTGCCTGATCACCGCTTCCGATGTGAACCGGCTGATTGACGCGTGCCAGCACGATGCCGTCGGTGGTCTGCTGGCCTTGAAGCTGCCCGACACCCTGAAGCAGGAACAAGGCGGCCGCGTAGCCGCGACGGTAGACCGCAGTGACAAGTGGCTGGCCCAAACGCCGCAGATGTTCCGTATCGGTGCCTTGCAAGCTGCCTTGCGGGCGGCCGGTGATGCGGTGACGGATGAAGCCAGCGCGCTGGAATTCGTGGGGCAAAGCCCTAAGCTCGTCGAAGGCAGCGCCCAGAACTTCAAGGTCACGTACCCGCAAGATTTTGCGTTGGCAGCTGCGGTGCTGGCTGCGCGAGCCAGGTAG